ATGTAGATAAAAAAGGAAAGGTCATGGGGTCACCAAAATCACCAATAGATATTTACAGATAATGTTAAAGAAAAATCGTTCTTTAATTACACAATAATATTTGTTGAAAAATCAGACTTAATAATCTCTGtcagctgactttttttttttttttttttttttttttttttacattttacagacatGATTAAGaagcaggaaataaaataaagtgtgggAAGGAGATGTACTGATGTGTTAGAcgagtaaatggaagaaaattgGACAACAAAAGCCTCAAGGGGAAGCTGTATTGATAGTAGCAGGATGTGAAAGTCAGGGCTGTTGAAAAATCAATAGGTTTCTTCCTTTTGGGATTCCACAATTTGTGTCAAGActcatgagattaaaaaaaagttttgccCTATAGTGATACTAGACGAAAGGTCTATGGGTCAATAGATTTCAAGATCGAGTTTCTTTAAAATCTGCATGTCAAATTTGTTGTTAGTTCAGCTACTTTTTGAATAATGATAGTCAATGACAAAGTCAGAAACATATAAAAAGAAGCCACTTTGTATCCTCTATTCCTTAATGGAAGCAATGATAAGTCTAGAAATCACAATCCAAAATTATGGATTTAAGAAAATTCTGGTTTAATAAGAATTCAAATATGCCAGAGTGCTAATATGCTATATAATTTGCAACATTTCAAATTCAATTAGAAACAACTGGCTTTTGATCTGTCCAAAATAACAAGAAACAAGACTATGAATTTCAAACATTTCATTACTGGCTTTGGTTCTTGATAGGTTTTGATATGAAGAGCTAAATTTCCATTTCAGACAGTACCATAAATTTATCAACTTTGGTCCCCAACCTTAGTGATAATAAAGTATGCAACAGGAACCACACAGATTATGCAGCGGGATTAGTTCATATCTAATCTGCACATATCAAACACAGATTAACCCTGCTTCCCCCACACCAATAATCACGGTTGAGGTGATAATCCACACATAATCCACGAATTATCATCATCACTATCAACCTTTATTTCACCTTTACAGGCCAGAAAAAAGTTTGCCAGCTATAATGATGATGTTGTGATTAGTATGGACTGATATTTGTTTATTAGATAATATTTATTTAGTAGCTGAATCCAATTTTATTGCAGTAATATGTCTTTTTCATCAGAAATAAAGATTTCTCTTTCCTTAATCAGACAAactttttttatgctgttgttttcTGGTACAGTTCAGGCTTTTAGCTAGGTGGCTAGTTTTAGCTATGTTAGCAAATGATCACAAAACACAGACATGGCTCTGTGACTGATGAGAGTCAGTCTGAATCAGTTCTTGTAGGtgaaaaaaaaagcctatttAAAGTGGGGAGTTGAATCTGAATGCACTTTGCATGGGATAGCATAAAGCctgaaaacagtgaaaatagAGATTTTTGGAGACTTGTGAATTTATCACCTTTGCACTAGTCAGAGGTGTGTATGATGGATATCGTACAaagacattttttatttcagtttagctCCCAACTTATATCCAACACTactccgacctcaacacctttaaatcccttttaaaaacgtatttatttaagattgcttttaatgtttaattttaatgtttaatagctttatattcatatacttgccttttgcacctgctttttactggtttttaatgtgtttggtgtctgttttatctgctgcatgtaaagtgtctttgcgttctatgaaaagtgctatacaaatagaacgttcattattatgttattattatattattattattattattattattattattattatataacaaCACAGTTTACAGGCTTTAACAAACCTAATGATCACTAGAAAGCTTTAAAGAGGTTGTTAGATATATTCTTACGGGCTAGCTGATTTCTCCTGATAAGGCAGGATAAGTGTATTTAAGACATATAGTGATGCCTAAATGTTTGTTTGGAATGTTAGGTATAGCTGCACATAAAgatattgctaaaaaaaaatggttaaatataaatgGCCCAACCCACTGCCCAGTAATCCAAGGATTCTGGAAGAGAGTCAAGAGAAGAAACTGACAAAATCTTACAAGTGAACTCCCCATTAGGCCCACTTATATTCCTAGGGAGCTATACCTAAGGAGACATACAGTTCAGATCAAAGACACATGTTACGGATGCTTTTATTAATCACTAAGAAATGAAAACTGTCAACTGGAAGGATCCAAAACCACTGAACATAACTCAGTGGGTACAGAGACTGAAAAGGGTCTACACTATGGAGCGAATGACCGCAAGTCTACAACTAAAGATGGACACTTTTGAACAAGATGGAACTGTGTTACTCAGTGTTTGGGGACAGATGAAGGAATGGGGGCTATTATGAGATTGTTATGTCTCTCCATGACTGATATTGTACTGCTGTAATTTTCCTTGCgaacaaacaaatatttattttctatgtaaTTGCTCTttatggtatttctattgtattccatttatgttttatttcatacagtcctatgtcagagaatgttctgttttgtagaaaaatttaaatatctaaaaaaaagtaaaaaaaaaaaaaaaaagacccaaccCTGAAAGACTGCCATCATATTGTTTACTTGGTTTTTGTGATAGAAGGAATCACACTTTACAGCAAACTCCAAAATGATAGATTTGATAAAATATGGGAGAAATGGAGGaccaatattttaataagattgtGGAAatcgtttttttttatatttatgtgttcTCTTTCTTTATCAAACCGTATTTCCCTGTATATTGTTATTGTATTGTGTTTCATTGTGTACACCCCTCATtaaatgttctttttattttactttttctgtacaaaaccttcttgaaaaataaaattataaaaaaagaaaaatatttttaaaaaagaagacGAAGTGATGCCCTATCAGTGTTGCCACATGGGAAATGTTACAGTTTAAGTTTAAGTTATTATCGTCAATAAGTAATAACCCAAACACTTGCACTGGCTATAATATAGATTTGGCAAATAAGTTACTGCATACAATATGAATATCTAAAGTGTCTGATTTGTAACATGACAGCTTTGCTCTTGACTCTTATTCATCATCACCACAAGCATGACTGGGTGGAAAGACATCATGAGAGAGGAAATGTGTTTAATGAGTCAAATGAGCAACTGGACTGAATGCAATAATTCAAATACGTACAAATACAAATCATAATATTgtacttaataataatattacaaatatgtcacaaaatgatACATTCTTTGTTTTTGCTTGTATGTTATAAACAAAGCAAAATTATTACATAGAAGCCGTAATTATAATATTTCTGGCAAAACAGTTCCCTGTTGAACTCTATGTAAGAAAGCAAATTTTAGTTTGCACAGCCTTTGGTTATGCAAGGGTTGAACGATAACATCtattaaaaaaagatttttcttgtctttttttgtgcAAAGTGAAAACAATCTAATGTCAAAATTTACTGTTAAGACTATTGTTACATGTTTGTGGTTCTGCAGGACTAAGAAATGGTATGGTCTCGTCAATGGGTTCAGATGGAGAGAGAATTTTAAATAGTAAGTCTATGTTTTTCATACaagtcaaaagaaaaaaagaataggttgtgttgttgtgtagGTGGCAGTGTAGGTGATAGAGAGGGGGGATTACCTCTTTGTGCCCTCTGGACCTTTGCATTCCTTCTCTCTACATGCAACTAGCTTACAGCTCTACCACTCCAACACATGGGAAAAATGCCTGGGTCAGTTGTTTCCTTTGATAGTAAAATGCTTACAGGCAGGCCAGAGAGGCCGGCGGTGTTTTCTAGGCTACGTGATGACCCGGTGGCTTTGGCACAGGCCAACTGTGATGAGAGGCTTTCTATTGTGCTGTGAGCCTCTACGTTTGGCCTTTGCCAGAGTATAAAAGCTTGGGTACAGCGTTGAAGGGACCAGCACGAGCCAGCCTCCCTCACACGGCACTACAAGCTATACTAACGCAGGtaaggacacacagacacagacatacaccaGTACATTCAGTGTAGTAGAGGGGGATGACCACACAACCAGAGTGAGGGCCCACTCCCTGCCCACCACACCCAGACAAGCCACCCTCAGCCTGGGGAAATGTCCACAAGTCCAGCACCCCAATGAGCCTCCCATATAACAGCAGGCTTGTGGTTTAGTTCCAAATCCAAATACTTATTGGATATACACATAAAAAATACTTCCCTACGACCCCTTTACACCTTGACTGGCCCACACTCACCCTCTGATATCCATATCTCCTTCCCTTTCATTCAATACAAACACTCCCATTTACACCTCTATTTTTGTTCATCCCCTTGTCTTCCTCCATCTCTCACCCAGACTCTCCTGAAGCCCCTCACCATGTCTCAGACTGCCAAGTCCGCCTCCAGCCAGGGCACTGATGCCAAGGACAAGGGAGCCCCTGCCCCCGCTGCCTCCAGCAAGGCCACCAAGACCGGCGAGCCTGGCATGGGATCCTACAGAGTGAGTCACTCCGGAATTAATGCTTTTCCAGCATCTACTCTGAATATGTTGTTAATGTCAGTGAAACCAAATTACAAAGCAGATTTGTCACTTAGCTCTTAAACTAACTTGTCTTTAAAATTTTttgctcatatctgatgacatttctactgctacTTCAATAGAGATTAATTTGATATCTTATATTGTTTTTGGAAAACCCTGTGCTACTGAGCTTTATAAATAGTGAAGCTTTGCACATTCCAAATAGTAATTGCCACTGAATTACAGCAAAATAGCTGAAAATCCTTTCAAGTAAATGGAAAAACACAGTTACAGCAGAGCCTTTTGAGGTGATTTGTTTGCATAGTAGAGCTTGACTTATCCTGAAATTAATTTGAGTAATTGATTTTCTTTGGTTCTTGAAGcaagtatttggattttttgtcAATTCATGACTAGTTGCACTCAAAGTTCTAATATGTCCCCTGTGCAGATCATGCTGTTCGACCAGGAGAACTTCCAGGGCAGGATGATCGAGGTCCAGAATGAGTGTATGAACGTGTGTGACCGTGGCATGGATAGAGTGCGTAGTATCATTGTGGAGTGCGGCCCGTAAGTGGACACACACATCTACTCACTTAACCAGCTGCAGACAAACTATCTCTAATGTTCTACTGGCATATAACTGCCACCTTCCCACTAATTCTTCTCTCCTGTTCTCTCCACTCCTGTGCCCACTCTGTGCCTGGCGGCCTCCCTTCTCCAGCTTTGTTGCCTGGGAGCAGACTAACTTCCGTGGGGAGATGTTCATCCTGGAGAAGGGAGAGTATCCTCGCTGGGATACCTGGAGCAACTCCTACCGCAGCGACTGCCTCATGTCCCTCAGGCCATCCGCATGGTATGTGTTATAGTAAAGGCTTGTGTTATAAAACATTACATTTAGCCAAATTGTTACTCAGACGTAGGTGATTTATGATCTAATGGTCTTTATAAAATATTACAGCCTTTAGCTTATTTTGATCAAACTTGGCACAACTTTCAGCAGTACATTGTATATTATTAGATTTAATTTAGAAGATTAGTATGTTCCACTGAATAACTCAGTAATCATCAGCTCCAGTGGTGAACATTGGTGCAGATATAATGTATAAAACACAGACAGACCCTGTGACTCATACTGCCCTTACAGCCACTGTGGggttataaaaaaacaaagaaacaaaaaaaaaaaactagcacatGTAACAAAATAAGCCCATGTATCATGTATGCTCATTTTCTCCCTACAGGACAGCATGGAGCACAAGATCTGCCAGTATGAGCTCTCTGACTTCAAGGGCAACAAGATGGAGATCCAGGAGGATGATGTGCCCACCCTCTGGGCGCATGGCTTCTGCGACAGAGTGGGCAGCGTGAGGGTGCCTGGAGGATCGTGAgtacacacagatagaaatattGTTCTGCTATAAATATAGCTTTGGTTTATGGCATTTTAAAGAGAAGTGATTCATTAGAGGATCAAGATTAATGACTTGATTTCTTTTAACTTCGTGACCATGCGGAGACACTTAATTATTGGCCTCAGAGCAAATGTATTGGTTCATATTCCATGTAAAGTAGAGAATCTTTGCAAAAAACACTTTCTTAGGCACTTGCTCTACAGGCAACCCCAGGCCTAGAGTTAGACTACAATGTAGTTGTTCATGACAAGTATGGTGTCATGTCATCACAAGGCTTGATGCTGACTGCatgatgttttgtttgttgatacTTATATTTTAAGCCAGCAATTCAGTGTCTGACAGGAAAACAGACATCTAATTATGACTGTAAATCCATCAAGAAATTCAATTAAAAGAAATTAATATAGAAGCCAATAGTTACAAGGATATATTCATGTCAAAAATACCACCACATAAACATCCAGCAAGATCTAGAAAAACAACTACTAAAAGAGGCCATAAATTAATAAAGAGGAAATGAGACTGCATTTGTGTTGGACTGCTCAGATGATCTAAAACCACTACACTGAAACTCACTGCCATCTCCCTGTTCTTGTCCAACTCAGCTGGGTGGGTTACCAGTACCCTGGATACAGAGGCTACCAGTACCTGTTTGAGTGTGGTGACTACAGACACTACAACGACTTCTGCGCCTTCCAGCCCCAGATCCAGTCCATGCGTCGTATCAGGGACATGCAGTTCCACCAGAGAGGATGCTTCACCTTCACCTGCCAGCAAGTGAATGAATGACACCTACTGGCCGTCTGGTGCTGTTGTAGCCAGGTCCTCTTAGCTTTTTATTTCTCCAAAGCCCCGTTCATCAATCCTTTCCTAAACATCTACCATCATCGCTCCATCCTAAAGGAAAGACAGAATGAGAGCATTACACTGGACAACCTTAAGTGACTTTTTATGGTGCTAAAATAAACAtgttgtgaaaaacctgaaccctCCCTGGCTGGATAACTTTTATTTATTGTACAGAAACAAAAGCTGTGTTTGGATAATATTCCTACAAGAAATTTATGGGGTCTAGGTAATGAAAgagctgtttattttttatctccTATGGCAGAACAAGCAATGCAATTGAGGGACTACTATGGCTACtggattttttctttcttttcctttcataTAAAATAATTTCTCTGGAATATTCTAAGTTAATTAAGACCTAAATTGTTTTTCTTTGATATGCTCTTTTTTCCagggtgaaaaaataaaaaatataacttTAATAAGCTAATTAGGGTCTGTCTATGGCTCAATGTTTGAGTTAAAATGTAACCTGACTGGAAGAGTAGGTCATTTGATGCGTTCAATGTCCTTGTAGCTAGTACCTTGTTACTTTATTAATATCCGGAAGTTGTTAAAGTGAAAATGTTCTAAGCCTATTGGTTCTGTTTGATAGCGATATAGCtatataaaaacataaagacGTAAAATTGCGAAATGATATTGTGAAATGACCTAACCAAGTTTCAAGCATTATAAAGCAAACACAGTAACCGATAGCACCCAAACGCATCAGCACCCCTAGTTTGTAGCTAGTTACATCAAACCGACCATAAGGAGCCATGGCTGCCCTTTTTAAAGCAAGGAAAGGTGGGTACACAACATAACATGTGTTAAAATACAAAAGGAAGACGTGGTTGCAGTGGGAAAAGCCAGATTTATATGAGTTGTGATGGTTACCTGTGTATATACTTATGTATACTGTGAAGCATAGTTAGCTTAGCCTGCTACATAACCATGCACTCAATACAGAAGTTAACGGTCTGGTTCAACAGTATGATATTTAAAACGGCTAGATAATGCTGTTATAAGAGAAAAATACTGTTCTTGGTTACAAATCTTGTCAAGTGGACAAGTATATACAATAGCTGGCGAAATTATAAGGTGTTTGCTAGCACCTCGGCTAAAGTAGGTTACAAAATCGTAGCCTTGCTTGTTGCTATCTATAAGTCACCTGTTCGGTGTAAAGTGATTTTATTTGTGGGGAACTGGTACAGCTTGTTATCTAAAAGTTCTGAATCCTCCAGAGTTTCTTTTCTGGCGTTTATcggatatttttttaatgaaggtGACTGATGGTGCTGGTGACCTTTCACCTACATAATTGGAGCATAGCTAACCAGAGCACAGTGCTGTCAAATCTAAATAAGAAAATGTATGATGCATGTAATCATTGACTCAAAACACCCCTTTACCCCACTTAATAAAAGAAGGAAAACTCAACTTACTACTTATTTAACCATCACCAAATCAGGTGTCTGGATTTGTGTTTTTGAGGCAAAAAAGATCAGCAGGgcgaattttgttttgttttgtttttttttctttaatggttTTGAGACTTTGAGCTGACTGTAAGCAAATATATTAAAAGGGAATAATATGCTCAATATAGCTATTTGTATATAAATAGCTGTGTTTGTATATAGCTATTTATATCTGTTTGTTTATTGACACTAAAGAAATGAGTAACTGTTAATTCAAATAGTCGTTAatggaaaaatgccaaaaaacacaagtgaaagcTCCTCATATCAATTGCGGCTTTTAAACCATTGTAAATATCATTTTATTGTCTTCACTACACTATTAGCACATCACGTCGTTATAAGATTGATTCACTTTACTTTGAAATTTATAAAGAAAGGAAAGGTGTGACATTACTGGAAAATGTAGGTTCTTGTtgatttgcttattttttctagAACCAAGAACATGATGCATtgagatttttattattattatctcaatTAAAATCCAGTTTGATATTGTAATATTGATTTATAGTTCAGCTTTAACACTTTGTCAGGGAAATCACAATGAATCAAATCTAACTGAGAACTTTGTGAATCATAACACCCATAATAACGTTGTGTCACTTCTGGCATGCCGTGGGCATCTTTGGAACCGCAGCTGAGTCTTATTGTTCAGCAGTGATGGCTGGCACCATTCAGCCCTGTTCATCAAAGGATCAAcacagcaaagaaaaaaagacgTGTACTACACCCTTCAGTGTCAGAGGGACAGGATCTGTGTCTTTTTATCCTTAAGTAAAATAAATTCAGTAACTGACTTAGTGAAATTACAATGATTTTACACCTATAAGCCTAAAAGCTACTATTTATATGACTTTATTAATGAGGAAAACTTTGTTCTAAATTTTCATATTAACTTCCCCTACAACCAAACacgtgtttctttttgtttggtaTATTTTAGTGTGACTGCAGAGTTTCACACTCTCAGGCTATTTACACATTCATctgttgaagtgaaaaaaattggTCTGTTGTCAAAAGTGATTTAAAAGTGACTCTTGACTTCATCACTCATCAAACTTTTAGGAGACAGTTTAATTAGAAAAGAATAACCAttgaacagaaaacacatttaaAGATTACATGTTTAAAAGTACATtgagaaaataatgaacagatgACTCATTAATGGAAAGAAGTGTTCATTTTGTCCATGTAGATTCTCttttgtccaggtcatcattaatcctttgtagttttttttttttgaagttgaaATGGgctggttttgttcttgaaaatgttGAGTCTCTCATCCACGAGCAtcaattctgaatgatgaagaaCTGATGAAGTCTCCTTGATGACAGACGGAACATTTTCATGAACAAAACCAGTCTGGTTCAGCTTAGAAAAGCTACTAAGGACTGTTAATTTTAGTCCTTTACACTGAAATTTCACTGTTACTCTGTGGAATTATTGTATATAGTAGAATTTACAAACCTACAAGTACTTTTATGTTTTTAGCGTTAAAACATGTTTGTTTCTGTCTTCAGCTCTGGGCCTGTGTCTCCATAGCTGTCGGAGTCTGTCTGCGCTGGCAGAGTTACCAGAGATGCATCAGATTCTGAGACAGACTTGCAGAGACTATGCCGACAAAGAACTGGCCCCCATTGCTGCCAAACTTGACAAAGAGCATTCTTACCCTGCCAAACAGGTACAGACACACAGTGTGATGTCTGAATCCTTACAGGCTGATTGATATGAAATAAATATTCTTGCTTGTCCAGATTCAGGAGTTGGGTGCGATGGGGGTGATGGCCATGGAGGTGCCAGAGGAGTTTGGCGGGGCAGGGATGGACTATCTGGCATACAGTGTGGCTATGGAGGAAATTAGCAGAGGCTGCGCCAGCACCGGCGTCATAGTCTCAGTAAACAATGTAAGTACAAGTTGACATCATCAATGTGTATCAATATAAACATCTGTACATCTGGGGTACGTACCATACTGGTTAACTCACCTCTGTAGTGGCATTGATACTGTTGTGTGTTGCTCATATGTGTCTGTTCTCACCAGTTTCATGTTTGGTGCTGTGGCACCGCTGCTGTCAGATTCTACATTGATTTTTACCACAGATACGCTATTAGTCTGATTTAATTTCTGTGGAAATGTAGTTTGAGCTGAAAAGAGGagggttgtgtgttttttttgttttttttttccatgtctgtgaaacagaTGCTCTGACCAGCTCAAACACAGAGACATCCTCGAGGTAGCAGCCGGTGTTCATTGAGAACTACACGGAAAAGTGGACACTTCCCCAGTGGACATGGAGTAACAAGGCTTTTACATATATGGGCAGAAAACAAATGACCTTTTATGAAATCCAGTGAAAATTTGTTAAGTGCAGGTCAACAAATGCACAGTTTGACTCTCATCCACACAATGCTGGTTGATCTGCCCTGCTTATTATGCACATTTAGCATACTAGCTAAAGCTAGCAAGTAAGCTAACAGCCTAGAGCCCCCCTGGACAATAAATGTGACCCGTAGACAGCTTTTTTGCTATAGATCATCACATGAAATCGTCAGAGCATCATCTGATCTGTTATTGATAGCCTCTGAGATCAGAGCAGGTGGATTTAGAGATCTGGAGGATTGCCTAAACTACTACGCTGTCAAATACTAATGAGAAAAAGTCTATATAGTTTTATTCTGGAAAATTATGAGTGATATTCTTTCACATTACTGTCAAAACAAAATCACAATCTGTGATGGCAATTAGTTCAAAGCAGTGCTTTTAAAAATCAAACAATCCTAACCTGAGAAAAGCACAGGTAAGGATACCATTACAGTATCGATAAGCAGTATCAATAAGATCTTAACAATACCCATCCCTTTGCACCTGTCATACAGCTGATGTAAGCGCCTTATTCTGTTAACATTGGCACCAAAATGAAAAGGGTGTCAGGACGACTTCATATTCAACAGGTAACCACTGTGTTCCAGGCCTTATTGtgttcatttgtctgttttttagtcACTTTACATTGGACCGATTCTGAAGTTTGGtacagaagaacagaaaaaacagtGGATCACACCTTTCACCACAGGAGAGAAAGTGGGATGTTTTGCCCTCAGTGAGCCAGGTAAATGTTTCACATGAAACACACCGTcatctctgcatgtgtgtgtaattTTAGTTATTATACAAACTTTGCCATAAAAGAATGAACACAGACAGGTCAGAATTGTAAAGTGGAAATACTGTGCATTAGGTAGAGTGGTTGTGGTCCTCCTGCCATAGAAATTTTCAATCAAATGAATTCTGGGTGTTGAACCAGTGCCATTGAGGATTCTTGGAACTTTGGTGCCATCTAGTGAACCCGAAtacatttccacaagctttgagTGGAACTGTTGTAGTCACGAAAGTATCAGCAACAAAGGACATTACACAATGCATACAGATCATAATGTGGTCACTTATGTAACTTCTTTCAGTCTTTGTAATCCTTCTTAcatttgttttaatgtgtttatttgttCTTGCATTTAAATCAAACCAGCCTTGGCCAACTCTGTAACTAGTTTAGCACACAGTATGTCATATCATGTGTTATTTGTGCTCCTTTGTAGTTCTTCCTGAAACTATGACCAAATTACACACACTGTGTTTCCTCAGCGACTGCA
This region of Sphaeramia orbicularis chromosome 12, fSphaOr1.1, whole genome shotgun sequence genomic DNA includes:
- the LOC115430527 gene encoding beta-crystallin B1-like, with translation MSQTAKSASSQGTDAKDKGAPAPAASSKATKTGEPGMGSYRIMLFDQENFQGRMIEVQNECMNVCDRGMDRVRSIIVECGPFVAWEQTNFRGEMFILEKGEYPRWDTWSNSYRSDCLMSLRPSACHCGDSMEHKICQYELSDFKGNKMEIQEDDVPTLWAHGFCDRVGSVRVPGGSWVGYQYPGYRGYQYLFECGDYRHYNDFCAFQPQIQSMRRIRDMQFHQRGCFTFTCQQVNE